From a single Gadus morhua chromosome 3, gadMor3.0, whole genome shotgun sequence genomic region:
- the LOC115540592 gene encoding uncharacterized protein C17orf67 homolog, with protein MKTFVLVFVFLILAAVNTDANPIIKESVAKQLFRSKRQQRPAKAGHPDEPMREHMLHMQALDQRAQETNLEHWLNPHCYPRCDRNYGSPV; from the exons ATGAAGACATTTGTGCTGGTTTTCGTTTTCCTGATCTTGGCTGCAGTTAACACAG ATGCCAATCCCATCATAAAGGAGAGCGTTGCTAAGCAGCTCTTCCGCAGCAAGAGGCAGCAACGGCCCGCCAAGGCCGGCCACCCCGACGAGCCAATGAGG GAGCACATGCTGCACATGCAGGCTCTGGACCAGAGGGCTCAGGAGACAAACCTGGAGCACTGGCTAAACCCCCACTGCTACCCGCGCTGTGACCGCAACTACGGAAGCCCCGTCTAG